The Candidatus Palauibacter scopulicola genome has a segment encoding these proteins:
- the acnA gene encoding aconitate hydratase AcnA, which produces MSNLPQLDSFGARASLDAPGGPVAIRDLRAIASATGGDLSRLPFSIKVVLENLVRHEDGQSVTADDIAAIANWDAQSTPGRELSFRPARVLLQDFTGVPAVVDLAAMRDAMAELGGDPSSINPLMPCELVIDHSVQVDSFGTARSFLINAEREFERNHERYAFLRWGQTAFDNFKVVPPGTGIVHQVNLEYLARVVFDDAAGGERVAYPDTVVGTDSHTTMINGLGVLGWGVGGIEAEAAMLGQALSMLVPRVLGFRLHGRLPDGATATDLVLRVTEVLRGTGVVGKFVEFHGPGLAGLSLADRATLGNMSPEFGSTCAMFPIDAETLAYLRFTGRSDEQVALVEAYARAQGLFHDEDTPAAEYSDHVELDLATVEPAIAGPKLPQQRVPLTESKPRFLEALDGLKGPGAGGGGLTQMTGWSGGAGDGGVAVAEAPAGVAVRMTDEQGDAHEFSLHDGSVVIAAITSCTNTSNPSVMVGAGLLARKAVEAGLRQRPWVKTSLAPGSMVVTEYLEEAGLMPYFERLGFHVVGYGCTTCIGNSGPLPAEISSAIRENDLVACSVLSGNRNFEGRISPDSRANYLASPPLVVAYALAGRMDIDLYSEPLGTNDRGEEIFLRDIWPGQDEIVEAVRTAVKTEMFRAKYAEVYAGDERWNALETPMGDRFAWDEASTYVRQPTFFAGMAKEAAAPGDIEGARCLALLGDAVTTDHISPAGGIAPTSPAADYLRSHGVALRDFNSYGARRGNHEVMMRGTFANVRLRNLMVPGVEGGFTRHVPSGEQMTIFDAAARYREEGTPTILLGGALYGSGSSRDWAAKGPFLLGVKAVIAVSYERIHRSNLIGMGILPLRFRDGETAETLGLTGGETFHIAGIADGVKPKDAITVRAVADDGSETRFEAIVRLDTEVEVDYYRNGGILQTVLRQQLEA; this is translated from the coding sequence ATGTCCAACCTTCCCCAACTCGACTCCTTCGGTGCGCGCGCTTCGCTGGATGCTCCGGGCGGCCCTGTCGCGATCCGCGACCTGCGGGCCATCGCCTCGGCCACCGGGGGCGACCTGTCGCGCCTTCCGTTCTCGATCAAGGTCGTGCTCGAGAACCTGGTCCGGCACGAAGACGGACAGTCCGTGACGGCCGACGACATCGCGGCCATCGCAAACTGGGACGCGCAGTCCACGCCCGGCCGGGAACTCTCGTTCCGCCCCGCGCGCGTGCTCCTGCAGGACTTCACCGGCGTGCCTGCGGTGGTGGACCTGGCCGCGATGCGCGACGCGATGGCGGAACTCGGCGGCGACCCTTCCTCGATCAACCCGCTCATGCCGTGCGAACTCGTCATCGACCACTCGGTGCAGGTGGACTCGTTCGGCACGGCGCGGTCGTTCCTCATCAACGCGGAGCGTGAGTTCGAGCGGAACCACGAGCGCTACGCCTTCCTGCGCTGGGGGCAGACGGCGTTCGACAACTTCAAGGTCGTCCCGCCGGGCACGGGCATCGTCCACCAGGTGAACCTCGAGTACCTGGCCCGGGTCGTGTTCGACGACGCGGCGGGGGGCGAGCGCGTGGCCTACCCCGACACCGTCGTCGGCACGGACAGCCACACGACGATGATCAACGGCCTCGGCGTCCTCGGGTGGGGCGTGGGCGGCATCGAGGCCGAAGCGGCGATGCTCGGGCAGGCGCTCTCCATGCTCGTCCCGCGCGTGCTCGGCTTCCGGCTCCACGGACGGCTCCCGGACGGCGCCACGGCGACCGATCTCGTCCTTCGTGTGACGGAAGTCCTCCGCGGGACCGGGGTGGTCGGCAAGTTCGTCGAGTTCCATGGGCCGGGTCTGGCCGGCCTCTCGCTCGCCGACCGGGCGACGCTTGGCAACATGTCACCCGAGTTCGGCTCCACCTGCGCGATGTTCCCCATCGACGCGGAGACGCTCGCCTACCTGCGCTTCACGGGGCGATCCGACGAACAGGTCGCGCTCGTCGAAGCCTACGCCCGCGCCCAGGGCCTCTTCCACGATGAGGACACGCCCGCGGCGGAATACAGCGACCACGTGGAACTGGACCTCGCGACCGTCGAACCGGCGATCGCGGGCCCGAAGCTGCCGCAGCAGCGCGTGCCGCTGACGGAGAGCAAGCCGCGGTTCCTGGAGGCGCTCGACGGGCTGAAGGGGCCGGGCGCCGGGGGGGGCGGCCTCACGCAGATGACGGGCTGGTCCGGCGGGGCCGGGGACGGCGGCGTAGCGGTGGCCGAGGCCCCCGCCGGCGTCGCCGTGCGCATGACCGACGAACAGGGCGACGCGCACGAGTTCTCGCTCCACGACGGATCGGTCGTCATCGCGGCGATCACGAGTTGCACGAACACGTCGAACCCCTCGGTGATGGTCGGAGCGGGCCTCCTCGCCCGGAAGGCCGTCGAGGCGGGCCTCAGGCAGCGCCCGTGGGTGAAGACGAGCCTCGCCCCCGGATCGATGGTCGTGACGGAGTACCTCGAGGAAGCCGGGCTCATGCCGTACTTCGAGCGCCTCGGCTTCCACGTCGTCGGCTACGGTTGCACGACCTGCATCGGGAACTCCGGCCCGCTCCCGGCCGAGATATCGAGCGCGATCCGCGAGAACGACCTCGTCGCCTGCTCCGTCCTCTCCGGGAACCGGAACTTCGAGGGCCGCATCAGCCCCGATTCGCGCGCCAACTACCTCGCGTCGCCTCCCCTCGTCGTCGCGTACGCGCTCGCGGGCCGCATGGACATCGACCTGTACAGCGAGCCGCTGGGGACGAACGACCGGGGCGAGGAGATCTTCCTGCGCGACATCTGGCCCGGGCAGGACGAGATCGTCGAAGCCGTCCGCACCGCCGTGAAGACGGAGATGTTCCGCGCCAAGTACGCGGAGGTGTACGCGGGGGACGAGCGCTGGAACGCGCTGGAGACCCCCATGGGCGACCGCTTCGCCTGGGACGAGGCCTCGACCTACGTGCGCCAGCCGACCTTCTTCGCCGGCATGGCGAAGGAGGCTGCCGCACCCGGGGATATCGAGGGCGCGCGCTGCCTGGCGCTCCTCGGCGACGCCGTGACGACGGACCACATCTCGCCCGCCGGCGGGATCGCGCCGACCTCGCCCGCCGCGGACTACCTCCGTTCACACGGCGTGGCGCTCCGGGACTTCAACTCGTACGGGGCGCGGCGGGGAAACCACGAAGTGATGATGCGGGGGACGTTCGCGAACGTCCGGCTCAGGAACCTGATGGTGCCGGGCGTGGAGGGCGGGTTCACGCGCCACGTTCCGAGCGGCGAGCAGATGACGATCTTCGACGCCGCCGCGCGCTACCGGGAGGAGGGGACGCCGACGATCCTCCTCGGCGGTGCGCTCTACGGCTCGGGTTCGAGCCGGGACTGGGCGGCCAAGGGGCCCTTCCTCCTGGGCGTGAAGGCCGTCATCGCCGTGAGCTACGAGCGCATCCACCGCTCGAATCTCATCGGGATGGGGATCCTGCCCCTCCGCTTCCGCGACGGCGAGACGGCCGAGACCCTGGGGCTCACCGGCGGCGAGACCTTCCACATCGCGGGCATCGCAGATGGCGTGAAGCCGAAGGATGCGATCACGGTGAGGGCGGTCGCCGACGACGGATCGGAGACGCGTTTCGAAGCCATCGTCCGGCTCGACACGGAGGTCGAGGTGGACTACTA
- a CDS encoding ABC transporter substrate-binding protein — translation MSGSRKGTQPPDGPPVPNRDPARAIPPPPGGLLTRRSAIRAGLAGLLGAPFAKSLGASTSTPPLAPGLRWSGRQGVQPDDEIVLGVSAAFSGPSRGLGTELYRGAMSCFGEVNEQGGVNGRRIVPRLYDDGYQPDPCVENTLKLMLEDEVFLLFGYVGTPTVTRVLPLLKKFQDQQMYIFFPFTGAQPQREPPYGEFAFNLRASYGQETAGLVDNFIRIGRRRIAVFYQADAYGRSGWAGVRAALARHGETIAGEATYRRGTQFTSVMRPQVEILQEASPDAVICVGAYAACAAFARDAMDLGLHVPIANLSFVGSENLLALLMGASGDDPAYYTPWLVNSQVVPSYEDTSIPAIPEYRNLMDRYDPQVPEELVVEPYDPFPYSFTSLEGYLDAKLLTEILRRIDGTPERSKLNDAVFSVRNYDLGIGEMVSFAPDRRQGLQSVYYTVVEDGRFVTLTDWEAKFGRTATGDEAS, via the coding sequence TTGTCCGGAAGTCGAAAAGGGACGCAGCCTCCCGACGGACCGCCGGTACCGAACCGCGATCCGGCTCGGGCGATCCCGCCGCCGCCCGGCGGACTCCTGACGCGCCGCTCCGCGATCCGCGCCGGACTCGCCGGTCTGCTCGGCGCGCCTTTCGCCAAGTCGCTCGGCGCCTCCACCTCCACACCGCCGCTCGCTCCCGGCCTGCGCTGGAGCGGAAGGCAGGGCGTGCAGCCGGACGACGAGATCGTCCTCGGTGTGTCCGCGGCCTTCTCCGGGCCTTCCCGGGGGCTGGGCACCGAACTGTATCGCGGGGCGATGTCCTGTTTCGGAGAGGTCAACGAGCAGGGCGGCGTGAACGGTCGCAGGATCGTCCCGAGGCTCTACGACGACGGCTACCAGCCCGATCCGTGCGTGGAAAACACGCTCAAGCTGATGCTGGAGGACGAGGTCTTCCTGCTGTTCGGCTACGTCGGCACGCCGACCGTCACCCGCGTCCTGCCGCTGCTGAAGAAGTTCCAGGACCAGCAGATGTACATCTTCTTCCCCTTCACGGGCGCCCAGCCGCAGCGTGAGCCGCCGTACGGGGAGTTCGCCTTCAACCTGCGCGCTTCCTATGGCCAGGAGACGGCGGGACTGGTCGATAACTTCATTCGCATCGGGCGCCGCCGAATCGCGGTCTTCTATCAGGCCGACGCGTACGGACGCAGCGGCTGGGCCGGCGTGCGGGCGGCGCTGGCCCGGCACGGGGAGACGATCGCCGGCGAGGCGACCTACCGGCGGGGCACGCAGTTCACCTCCGTCATGCGCCCGCAGGTCGAGATCCTGCAGGAGGCCTCGCCGGATGCGGTGATCTGCGTGGGGGCCTATGCCGCGTGCGCGGCTTTCGCCCGCGACGCGATGGACCTGGGCCTGCACGTCCCCATCGCGAACCTCTCCTTCGTCGGGAGCGAGAACCTGCTGGCGCTGCTCATGGGGGCGAGCGGCGATGATCCGGCGTACTACACGCCGTGGCTCGTGAACTCGCAGGTCGTGCCCAGCTACGAGGACACGTCGATCCCGGCCATCCCCGAGTACCGGAACCTGATGGACCGCTACGATCCGCAGGTGCCGGAGGAACTCGTGGTGGAGCCGTACGACCCGTTCCCGTACAGCTTCACGAGCCTCGAAGGATACCTGGACGCAAAGCTGCTCACGGAAATCCTGCGCCGGATCGACGGCACGCCCGAGCGCAGCAAGCTGAACGACGCGGTCTTCTCGGTCCGGAACTACGATCTCGGGATCGGCGAGATGGTGTCGTTCGCGCCCGACCGCCGGCAGGGGCTCCAGAGCGTCTACTACACGGTCGTCGAGGATGGCCGCTTCGTCACGCTGACCGACTGGGAAGCCAAGTTCGGCCGGACCGCGACGGGTGACGAGGCCTCGTGA
- a CDS encoding OFA family MFS transporter → MAAEGWKAPRVAIAFFCTVLQVCFGTVYAWSFFQTMLVRQAGWTFTQGSLAFCIAIFSLGTAAAWAGQLLPKVGPRRLALIGSTLFAGGYIIASFALRIDSILLFYAGYGLIGGIGIGLGYVTPVTTAAKWFPDRKGLVTGIVVMGFGIGALLLSKGLAPLLVLQTEGDLPQVFLWLGIVFACILIPSSFVIDDPPAAQVAPWKQPAQVGPYLKSSQFAIIWIVFFFNIAAGISVISFQSELLQEVWGLADPSVEPAVLAEYGATLIAASSVCNGLGRILWAWLSDRIGRVAVFRILLASQMVVFGVLMTESNPWIFSALVCYVLLCFGGGFATMPSFILEVYGPKNMSKVYGAILTAWAAAGITGPLYVGYLKDTYPDRAVMYCFLIGILMLGAGYLFSYLLDDDRVRLGRPTVKQTLERYGIPIPDRP, encoded by the coding sequence GTGGCCGCCGAGGGGTGGAAGGCGCCCCGGGTCGCGATCGCCTTCTTCTGTACGGTCCTGCAGGTCTGCTTCGGAACCGTCTACGCCTGGAGCTTCTTCCAGACGATGCTCGTCCGGCAGGCGGGGTGGACGTTCACCCAGGGATCGCTGGCTTTCTGCATCGCGATCTTCTCGCTCGGGACGGCGGCGGCCTGGGCGGGCCAGTTGCTGCCCAAGGTAGGGCCCCGGCGCCTCGCCCTCATCGGGAGCACGCTCTTCGCCGGCGGATACATCATCGCGAGCTTCGCGCTGCGGATCGACTCGATCCTCCTCTTCTACGCCGGGTACGGGCTCATCGGCGGGATCGGCATCGGACTGGGATACGTGACGCCCGTCACCACGGCCGCCAAGTGGTTCCCGGACCGGAAGGGGCTCGTCACGGGCATCGTCGTCATGGGCTTCGGGATCGGGGCGCTCCTGCTGAGCAAGGGGCTCGCGCCGCTCCTGGTGCTGCAGACGGAGGGGGATCTCCCGCAGGTCTTCCTGTGGCTCGGGATCGTCTTCGCCTGCATCCTCATCCCGAGCAGCTTCGTCATCGACGACCCGCCCGCCGCCCAGGTGGCGCCGTGGAAGCAGCCCGCGCAGGTGGGCCCGTATCTGAAGTCCAGCCAGTTCGCCATCATCTGGATCGTCTTCTTCTTCAACATCGCCGCCGGGATCTCGGTCATCAGCTTCCAGTCCGAACTCCTGCAGGAGGTGTGGGGGCTGGCCGATCCCTCCGTCGAACCCGCCGTGCTCGCGGAGTACGGGGCGACCCTCATCGCGGCGAGTTCCGTGTGCAACGGACTGGGGCGCATCCTGTGGGCGTGGCTCTCCGACCGGATCGGGCGCGTGGCCGTGTTCCGCATCCTGCTCGCGAGCCAGATGGTCGTGTTCGGCGTCCTCATGACCGAGTCGAACCCGTGGATCTTCTCCGCGCTCGTGTGCTACGTGCTGCTCTGCTTCGGCGGCGGGTTCGCGACGATGCCCTCGTTCATCCTCGAGGTGTACGGCCCGAAGAACATGTCGAAGGTGTACGGCGCCATCCTTACCGCGTGGGCGGCCGCGGGGATCACGGGCCCGCTGTACGTGGGGTACCTGAAGGACACCTATCCCGACCGGGCGGTGATGTACTGCTTCCTGATCGGAATCCTCATGCTGGGCGCGGGCTATCTGTTCTCGTACCTGCTCGACGATGACCGCGTCCGCCTGGGCCGCCCGACGGTGAAGCAGACGCT